The genome window TCACTTAGGACTCTTGTTCTTAGAACGGTGATTAATTAATTGATTGTTTAGGTTGTCATTAATTGAATTTGCTGATATGCATTTGCCATTTTCGAACTTATCCTTTGATCAAGCAAAATTATTGAACCTGTGTTTCTTAACAACGAGGTTTGAACTTGAAAATTTTAACTGTCTTGAGTTAGTTTATGTTTGCCTCTTTGTAACACCCTTAACACCCCATTAAGTGGGGGAGATTGTAACACCCTAGTTTAAtttcacatcggaagtgggttaAGAATAAGATTGGCTTAAAAGGTTATGATGGGCGTATTATTGTTTACTTCAGTCTGAGCATTTTGAGCCAGTGGTTTAGCTCAACGGGCTAGTTATCGTCGAGTCGTGACACTCTTGGTGGAGATCTTGATATTTATTACTTTGTTCTTCCATTTGAAGCATAACTGCATTCCTTAGTTCTTGTTTAGTTTGGTTGCATTCATATCACAGGGCATTTTTTATTAGTTTTTTATTAGAGATATAAATGTATTTCTATGTCAGTTAGTCTTGCTGATCCACACATTCTATCTGCTCGGTTTTTTTTTCCTAAAATAATTAGCTTATAAACAATCAAATCATGCCAAGTCAGTAATGATTGTAAGaagaataaagttgcataattgcTTTGAAGAAGTGCAAGAACTCCACTAGGTTCTTGTGAACGATAGATGATTTAGTGTGCTCAGTTCAAAATCATATACATCTAAGGCATAGAACACATTGTTAACAAACAGATAACGTTATTATTTTACTATATGTGTTTCCATAGATTAACCTATCAAATATCTGTTCTTGTGCTAGTGTGCTAAGatatttttttgtgtttttataaatattattatggaCAAACATTTAGTTACATTGTTCTCCAAACTTTTAATTTTATTTCACAGTCATATCAGCATTTGTTTGCTCCCTCTTCTTCAGTTCACAGGCATGCCAATCGAAGCATTGGAAATCTGATCGTAGGTTCTGTTGCGAGCAGTCAAAGTCAACAGTTGAGGTTACTTTATCAGAAAGTCAACAGTTTAGTTCTATCTCACTGATGCCAGCTTGTGGAACCAGAAATATCCTccaaaaatcaacaaaggtggatattattatattttctgaaCCCAATAATTCTTTTTGAGCTAATTTATGATATTTGTTATGAATCATGACCATCTTTTTGTGTACCCTCAGATTCTTTTCCCTTATGAAGAATTCATGAAACTTTTCAATTGGGACAATCCAGGATTTACACCTTGTGGACTTGTGAATTGTGGGAACAGGTTTATTTGACAAGACCATCTCAAGTCCCTGCTAATTCAGACATTTTGTTGTTTATGATCTATGCTAGATTGTCAGAATATCAGGGTTTTAATGAAGTATTAAAATGCCTAGattgttgattttttttccaCTTCTTTTCCTGTGTAGTTGTTTTGCTAATGTGGTTCTACAGTGTCTCACATCCACTCGACCACTTATGGCATATTTATTGAAGAGAACCCACAGTAGAGAATGTAGTAAGTGGGGAGACATTTGGCATCTTCTGATTATTACTTTCATATATATCAAGTCTTTTGATGTCTTTGTTACTGCCTTTCTTTGTTTAGATGTCAGCAAGAGGGATGGTTGGTGTTTCTTATGTGAGCTTCAATTTCATGTTCAAAGGGCTAGAGAGAGCATGCATCCTTTTTCACCTATCAATATTCTTTCTGGTTTGCATAACATTGGTGGCAACCTTGACTACAGTAGACAGGAGGATGCTCATGAATTTATGAGGTGTTTGTTTTGCTTAATAAAGATTACTGACACCTTGTGTCCCTTATTATTTGTCATTTCACTTTAATATGCCTTGTTTCTAGGTTCGCAATTGATAGAATGCAATCAGTTTGCCTTGATGAATTTGGAGGTGAGAAGACTGTTGATACTAGAACCCAAGAAACGACTCTTATTCAATACATTTTTGGTGGTCGTCTTCAATCTCAGGTTGGATTTTCTGTTGCAGCTTTCTTTTCCAAATATTCTTTATCATCTCACAAAACTATGGCTTATTTGGTCCAGTATTTAAACAGAAACATATCTTTACCTAACACATCTTGACTAATTTTGCATACATGTCTACCGTTTAGGACACGTATATTGCAAAATTGAGGACACCTTTCTTTTtctgaagaaaagaaaattggttAACTATACAAATCATCAGGATGGTGTCAATCCAGTTCCTTTAACTACAGTTAACCTAGGATGTCATGCATTTCGGTTCTAGTGATTTGCCGTAATCGAGGCATTAACAGGATCCTAAGGTTTaggaatatttataataaaaaaatatatgaataaagAAATGAGATATGCATTCAACATGAGTATTTTTCAAGAATACAATAGGCACTCTCTACAATATTTTTTatacttgaaaaatatatataagtgTTGACATCCACCTAACCAGGGATACTGTAGAATTTGGAAACTTCCTGAGTCAGAGATTTTAATGTTCTGTGATTCATTTCATGCTTGTAGCTTTAAGCTGGTCGAAGCCTGACACATTAAGAAACTTTAGACTAACATTTGGGGACAAtttcaaagatgatgaagaatgaGGAGGATAAATCATAAAGAGATGTCAAGGAGCAAGAGAATTTTCGGTGGGAGTTTGCTTATCTGTGCATGAGTTTTCACATACTGCAACACCCAAAAGCTttcccttcatttttttttttaggaatgcTATATTGTATCCACTTTTTATATAAGGTTGGCTTAAGAGCTGATTTTCTTGTGGCCGTTGAAGGCTGATGGTTTATAACTTCCAGTTACGTCATGTGGATTAAAGCCATAAAATTCTAATACTTCTGACCTTGGAGAATTGGATAGACAGTTGTATTATCTTGTGGTAAAATATGAAGCTATTCTAATTTGTTATCAATCTTGAATGTAGATAGTGTAGAATCGTATAATGTGGTAAAAGGTAAACTTATTTTGGAATACGAGATACTTTAGTCATTTCCAGAATTGTTGTAGTTTTAGCAGCTAGAATATCCTCTTGCATTTACTACTCACACTGCAAATGTTCAAAAGATTCCTAACCCTTAATTAGCCGTATCTTTTTAGGGGGTGATTCTGTGGATGGTATAATGAATCAAAAAGTTAGAACATTGAAATTTCAGGTGAGGGctttaaaacataaaatatttgttATTAGTTTGAGAACTTTGACTTACTGATAGTGTGATTTACTTCACATGAGCTTTGAAGGATCTACAGGAACTTGTAAGTTGCAGTTGCACTACATCGAGTGAGAACATGCATCCACCCGAAAAGGCATGCCAATGATACATACTAAAATTTTGAAAACCCACCTGCAGTGTAATAAAGTCGGTGAAATCTCATTAAGGTTGAATAAAGTATTTCATTTTCTAGTCAATAAGTTAACAGTGAGGATCATAGTTTTGTGACAAATTGTTGCGGAAGTCATCTGGTACAATGTTCAATTAGTTGAATATGTTATAAAATTTCTTGTCGCAAAGCTTAAACCTCAGTTCGTTAAGTTTCAAACATTGTGTTTTGAAGAGATAGGCCACTGTAAACCGAGCTTATTTCAAAGAGCAGGCTGTGTACTGAAGTGAATagtttatgtttttattttggtTTTCAGCCTTTTAAAGGGTTTTTTCGAGATGCAGTAAACTGGTATGGAGCAGTATCCTACTGGTCCAAGCCCCAACTGATAGTACCGGTATATAAAATTGTGAACCTTGGTTTAGTGGGTGCTAAGCAAGAGAAGAGAGCAAGAGAAGTGACTTTCGGGAAATTAAAAAACTTGATTCTGGCAAAACATATAAGTTAACCATAGAACTTTCATTGTCTTATTTAATGTTCTGAAGTCTTTGTTGTTTAATCAATTTTAGTTGAGTTCCCTCAGATCACGAGGTCATGGGGTTGCATATTTGTTATGGATTGATGAGAAGTTTGAGATAATGTAAATGTTATAAATTTCTTAGGTCTTACATGATACCAGATATATTTtctttatacttttttttaatgATCTCTTTCTGAAGGCTTACTCAGTTATGACAACTAATTTTACCTTCCATATCAGGCTGCTGGAGTTACTGGTAATTTCGTAAGTTATAGTCGTAGTATGTTTCATGAAGCTGAAGCACAATGTTATTCTTACAGTGATTGAATTTATGTTCAGGTGACTTGCACAAAATGCAACATGGTGTCTAATCGTTTTGAGAATATGATGGATTTGACTGTCGAAATCCAAGGGGACGTCGAATCTTTGAAGGAATGCTTAGATCAATTCACTATAAAGGAATGGTTAGATGGGGAGAACAAGTACAAATGTGATGGGTGAGCATCTGTATTTACCAATGAAATGCTGTGAACTGATTTTAAATGGTTTACTTGCAAGAATTCTAACATTTATTTGTCATGTTTGAAAATTTTCCGCATGTTCAGTTAATCTGCATTATTTTGTGATTTGGTGCCTTTTGCTTTCTTCGTAATAGTTGTTGTGAATTGAAATTATTTCTTATTTCTTCTGGGAACCATTTACTACTAATTTAAATTGACATTTCAGCATGACTTTTTCCTACGATAGTTCCCTATGATGTCTGCTTGTGCCCCTTATGTTTCCTGTGCTGATGCATATGATTCACAGGTTTTCACTTTGTGAATGGTTTTCTATTATGGAAATTAATACTTGATGAGGAATTAGAAGTTGTTTACTGACTTTTGTTCTTGTGGAAGAACCATTAGAGAGTTTGTTGCAGCTTGAAAACTCACATTCATTGTCTGACCCTCTGCAGCATCGAATGTGCTTAGTTTAAAACAGAAGCCTACTGTTCTTTCTTTATTGATAGTCATCTAGTCTGCATTCCTATGTTTCTGTTATTTAGGATTACTTTGTCTTTCATTGTTGATGCTGCCCCTGGGTAGTCGTCCAGCAGATAATGAGCTTTTCTTGGAGAATATAGGGAGAAAGATTCTGCTTGGAGAACAACCACGTTACATTGGTGGGATGGTACGTCAGgccatcaaagaaatcaagaaatattTAGAGAGGTCACCCAATGGCCAAGATTTAGAAATTTGTTTTGTCATAAATTTACATGTGGAATGAAATTTTGTGCTTTATAGTCTAGACCCAATAGCTTTACACATAGATAACTAGGCCTGTGCCTGTTCTTAACCTAGGACTTCGAGCTATTTAGAGGCACAAGTGTTACCCATCAGAAAAGCTTGAACCACCGAACTGTTTGAACCCTTCTAGCTGTAGTTAGGTACTCGATGTACATCATTTTGAAAATTGAATTACTTGGGCTTGTGTAACAATGTTGGCTTCTTACCAAGTGtctgaagaaacaagaaaatatTACTCCGATTGTCAACTGTTCTTGTTAAAACCTAAACCTACTCTACTAGAGTTTATCAACCGAAAATATTGTTTATAATCTGGATTATTATAAAAATGCGTGAATGTTATGCACATAATAATCCATGCCAATGTTATTTGACATTTCCACTGTGGCCATCATTCATCTACAGCAAAAACAATGTCCATGTTGTAGGACTCCACACTTTGTTCAGTTGTTGTACCATCATGTTTGTTGTCTCTTTTGGCTTATGTGGTTTAGATGCTTCTTTCTTTTAGACATACACAATTGAgtactttgtaaaaaaaaaattgatctttaGGTGCAATGACTATGTTAAAGCTTGGAAGCGTCTTACAGTTAATCAGGCTCCTAATATTCTCACAATTACACTGAAGAGATTTCAGGTTAGGATTTTTCTGTTCTTTTGAGAACTTCTATTCTTCTCTGTTTGTTTTAATATATTTCACTGTTCTGTTAAGGCTTGTTGGTTAAGTTTCTTTTGTTTTGCTATTTGCAAAGAGTGGTAGGTTTGGAAAACTGAATAAGAGAGTTACTTTCCCTCAAAATTTGGATCTTACTCCATATATGAGTGAAGATGGTGATGGCACCGACATATATACACTATATGCTGTAGTCGTTCACTTGGACATGCTGAATGCTTCATTCTTTGGCCACTATATTTGCTACACAAAAGATTATCATGGACGTTGGTATCGAATTGATGACTGTGAGGTGGAACTAGCTTGTGTTTTCTTAGCTATGACTTGATTGATTTGATCTCTTGCCCTGACAAAAACTGTGTTGCAGGTCATTAATGTGGAAGTGGAGGATGCTCTTTCTGAACGTGCATATATGCTCTTATATAGCAGGTAAAGCTAGTCATTTTGTAATGTTTTTGTTAGGGAAAAGGTGGCATTAAAGGATTCTTGTTGAAGAATTTACGAGCACTACTGCATGGGAAAAAGCACATTCAACTATTCATTATGCTGCAAATATGAAATCTACTTATTTTTGTTCATAATTTTTTCTTCTCAACTGATCACTGCATTAATTTCTTTACCAATTAGATgatgcttttgtatggaaacctaattattaatttttactcAGAGGTAGTTCTTTTGATTACTGCAATTAGAAATGTTCATGCAGTTGAACTCATGCTCATCAGATATCTTCATAATGCCTTTAATGCTTTGTGATTGTCTGAAACGTGGGAAGAACACTTTGTTTTTTCTCTTAGCATGTCATGTTGACGATTGAATGCCTCATGTGACTATTGTTTCTCAGGAAAACTGCTCGCGGGGAGCCTTATCTGTGCCCTCCAGGGAATACACTATTACCTGAAACTGATCAGAAGGCATCAATAACTTCTGAGGTAGCTAAGTTCATCAGTGCTTCATGCCATTCTCCCAAACTTATCTCTCTTCCAAATCCTGGTGAAGTTCCAGAATTGCATGATAGCGGACATGACAGAGGGTTCTCGGCTCATGTTGATTCTTCAAGGGTCAAAAAGTTGGACAATGTGGTTATGGTGGATACACCTGTCGATAATGTGGTTGCTGGTGCATCTTCGGACGTAAAGCCAATGCTCCTACATAGAGGAGATATTGATGATCCTTCATCTAGTTCATCGTCAATTGAAGATCTTGAAGAAGGGAACGATAGTCTTTTCTCTTTTGTGACCAAGGATCACATGTCTGTTGGCTATAGGCAATTAGATTCGCCAGATATTTCATGCATAGAAGTTCATTTAGAAAAATGTCAAGAACCCTTTAGTTCCGATGCAGGGAATGGTACGGGAAAAAGTGGAGCAAGTGGCATTGGAGAAAGACCCGTTGAGTTtatgtgtgctttggataaatCAATCAATTTTCTGGACATTGCCGCAGCTACCGAGAAGGCTTTTGCTTCTACTACTGCCGCAAGCATGGAACTAGATAATTCAGATGATTCAATAACTGGCTCAGAAGAAGCAGGGGGAACTTGCAGGGCATCCGATCCTGCTGACACAGTTAATAGTTTGGATGGCAACATGGCATCTTCATATCAGGAAAAACATTTCAATGGCAAACCTAAACCCCTGTTCCCCCCTGGTTTTCTTGATAAGTCTGGGCGAAAGATGTCTCAGGTTAGTGCTGAAAAAACTCAAGTTGAGAGTTATTCTGATGGTCTTGTTCCCAAGAGCATTAGAGAAAAACCCACTGAACCCATGTATGCTTTGGATGAATCACTCAATCTTGTGGACACTGTAGTTGCAATCACCAAGCAGGCTCCTATTGCCTCCCTGCCTACTTCAAGCATTGGACCGGAGGCTTCAGTACCTAGATCAGAGGATGCAGTGGAAACTGTCAAGGCATTGGATCCTACCAGCAAAGTTCGTAGTATGGAGGACACATCCTATGGACACAAaggcaataaggcatcatcacttCTGGAAAATGATTCCAATGGAAAACCTAAACCCCTATTTCCACGTGGTTTTCTTCACGAGTCTGGAAGAAAGATGACTCAGGGTGCTACCGAAAAAGCTCGTGTTCAAAGCCACCCTCATGCTCCCAAGAACATTAGAGAGAGACCCAAAGAGCCCATGTGtgctttggatgaatcactaaaTCTCAAGGATGTTGCTGTTGCAATCACCGCCGAGGCGCCTATTGCTTCCGTTACTTGTTTAAGCATGGGACTGCAACCTTCAGATGATTCAGTACCTGGATTGGAAGACGTAGTTGAAAGTGGCAGTTCATCAAGTCCTACTAATTTGGAGGACATGATCATGATCTATAGAAATGAAGGTAAGAAAGCGTCATTCTGTCAAGAAAGTGGTTCCATCGGAAAACCTAAGCCACTATTTCCCCGTGGTTTTCTTGACAAGCCTGTTAGAAAGATGTCTCAGGATACTGCTGAAGGTTTAACCCAAGCTGGAAGCCATTCTGATGCTCTTGTTGCCAAGGAAAATAGTTTCTGCAATGAACATTCCGATCTCAGATCTTCCTGCACGTGCAACAAAGTTGTCATTCCCGGTGAAGCATCACTCGTCGCTGACGGTCTTCTGAAGAGGTCACTTATGAAATCATCAGACAAGAAGAAGTATATGCGAAAAAGGCCCTGCAAACTTGAACAGTCATGCAAAGCTGATCACTATGGTTTGGCAGAACATTCATCCGATTGTAGACTAGAGAGTGCCTGCCCCACCAGCTGCCAGCTTTCTCAGTAAAACCGACAAGGAGAAGTGTGTTTATTGATGGCCAGGCAGTTTGagttcctttatttttttttttttaagatgatggTAATTTTGACTTTTGATTAGATCACGGGGAAATCCAAGCGCCGACAACCATTTTTTGGTGGTTGAATCCCATTGTTCCGTCGGAGGATTTATGGCCCAATTGTTAGtag of Musa acuminata AAA Group cultivar baxijiao chromosome BXJ1-7, Cavendish_Baxijiao_AAA, whole genome shotgun sequence contains these proteins:
- the LOC135678315 gene encoding uncharacterized protein LOC135678315 isoform X3; this encodes MLPAVDPSALLRFVLSAILIFSGALLLVKRAASRYFVVDAGFEAGSGFEGPRRAMCVGEEDGCAACGRPATKKCSRSMAVRYCSQACQSKHWKSDRRFCCEQSKSTVEVTLSESQQFSSISLMPACGTRNILQKSTKILFPYEEFMKLFNWDNPGFTPCGLVNCGNSCFANVVLQCLTSTRPLMAYLLKRTHSRECNVSKRDGWCFLCELQFHVQRARESMHPFSPINILSGLHNIGGNLDYSRQEDAHEFMRFAIDRMQSVCLDEFGGEKTVDTRTQETTLIQYIFGGRLQSQAYSVMTTNFTFHIRLLELLVTCTKCNMVSNRFENMMDLTVEIQGDVESLKECLDQFTIKEWLDGENKYKCDGCNDYVKAWKRLTVNQAPNILTITLKRFQVINVEVEDALSERAYMLLYSRKTARGEPYLCPPGNTLLPETDQKASITSEVAKFISASCHSPKLISLPNPGEVPELHDSGHDRGFSAHVDSSRVKKLDNVVMVDTPVDNVVAGASSDVKPMLLHRGDIDDPSSSSSSIEDLEEGNDSLFSFVTKDHMSVGYRQLDSPDISCIEVHLEKCQEPFSSDAGNGTGKSGASGIGERPVEFMCALDKSINFLDIAAATEKAFASTTAASMELDNSDDSITGSEEAGGTCRASDPADTVNSLDGNMASSYQEKHFNGKPKPLFPPGFLDKSGRKMSQVSAEKTQVESYSDGLVPKSIREKPTEPMYALDESLNLVDTVVAITKQAPIASLPTSSIGPEASVPRSEDAVETVKALDPTSKVRSMEDTSYGHKGNKASSLLENDSNGKPKPLFPRGFLHESGRKMTQGATEKARVQSHPHAPKNIRERPKEPMCALDESLNLKDVAVAITAEAPIASVTCLSMGLQPSDDSVPGLEDVVESGSSSSPTNLEDMIMIYRNEGKKASFCQESGSIGKPKPLFPRGFLDKPVRKMSQDTAEGLTQAGSHSDALVAKENSFCNEHSDLRSSCTCNKVVIPGEASLVADGLLKRSLMKSSDKKKYMRKRPCKLEQSCKADHYGLAEHSSDCRLESACPTSCQLSQ
- the LOC135678315 gene encoding ubiquitin carboxyl-terminal hydrolase 19-like isoform X1; amino-acid sequence: MLPAVDPSALLRFVLSAILIFSGALLLVKRAASRYFVVDAGFEAGSGFEGPRRAMCVGEEDGCAACGRPATKKCSRSMAVRYCSQACQSKHWKSDRRFCCEQSKSTVEVTLSESQQFSSISLMPACGTRNILQKSTKILFPYEEFMKLFNWDNPGFTPCGLVNCGNSCFANVVLQCLTSTRPLMAYLLKRTHSRECNVSKRDGWCFLCELQFHVQRARESMHPFSPINILSGLHNIGGNLDYSRQEDAHEFMRFAIDRMQSVCLDEFGGEKTVDTRTQETTLIQYIFGGRLQSQAYSVMTTNFTFHIRLLELLVTCTKCNMVSNRFENMMDLTVEIQGDVESLKECLDQFTIKEWLDGENKYKCDGCNDYVKAWKRLTVNQAPNILTITLKRFQSGRFGKLNKRVTFPQNLDLTPYMSEDGDGTDIYTLYAVVVHLDMLNASFFGHYICYTKDYHGRWYRIDDCEVINVEVEDALSERAYMLLYSRKTARGEPYLCPPGNTLLPETDQKASITSEVAKFISASCHSPKLISLPNPGEVPELHDSGHDRGFSAHVDSSRVKKLDNVVMVDTPVDNVVAGASSDVKPMLLHRGDIDDPSSSSSSIEDLEEGNDSLFSFVTKDHMSVGYRQLDSPDISCIEVHLEKCQEPFSSDAGNGTGKSGASGIGERPVEFMCALDKSINFLDIAAATEKAFASTTAASMELDNSDDSITGSEEAGGTCRASDPADTVNSLDGNMASSYQEKHFNGKPKPLFPPGFLDKSGRKMSQVSAEKTQVESYSDGLVPKSIREKPTEPMYALDESLNLVDTVVAITKQAPIASLPTSSIGPEASVPRSEDAVETVKALDPTSKVRSMEDTSYGHKGNKASSLLENDSNGKPKPLFPRGFLHESGRKMTQGATEKARVQSHPHAPKNIRERPKEPMCALDESLNLKDVAVAITAEAPIASVTCLSMGLQPSDDSVPGLEDVVESGSSSSPTNLEDMIMIYRNEGKKASFCQESGSIGKPKPLFPRGFLDKPVRKMSQDTAEGLTQAGSHSDALVAKENSFCNEHSDLRSSCTCNKVVIPGEASLVADGLLKRSLMKSSDKKKYMRKRPCKLEQSCKADHYGLAEHSSDCRLESACPTSCQLSQ
- the LOC135678315 gene encoding ubiquitin carboxyl-terminal hydrolase 19-like isoform X2, whose protein sequence is MLPAVDPSALLRFVLSAILIFSGALLLVKRAASRYFVVDAGFEAGSGFEGPRRAMCVGEEDGCAACGRPATKKCSRSMAVRYCSQACQSKHWKSDRRFCCEQSKSTVEVTLSESQQFSSISLMPACGTRNILQKSTKILFPYEEFMKLFNWDNPGFTPCGLVNCGNSCFANVVLQCLTSTRPLMAYLLKRTHSRECNVSKRDGWCFLCELQFHVQRARESMHPFSPINILSGLHNIGGNLDYSRQEDAHEFMRFAIDRMQSVCLDEFGGEKTVDTRTQETTLIQYIFGGRLQSQVTCTKCNMVSNRFENMMDLTVEIQGDVESLKECLDQFTIKEWLDGENKYKCDGCNDYVKAWKRLTVNQAPNILTITLKRFQSGRFGKLNKRVTFPQNLDLTPYMSEDGDGTDIYTLYAVVVHLDMLNASFFGHYICYTKDYHGRWYRIDDCEVINVEVEDALSERAYMLLYSRKTARGEPYLCPPGNTLLPETDQKASITSEVAKFISASCHSPKLISLPNPGEVPELHDSGHDRGFSAHVDSSRVKKLDNVVMVDTPVDNVVAGASSDVKPMLLHRGDIDDPSSSSSSIEDLEEGNDSLFSFVTKDHMSVGYRQLDSPDISCIEVHLEKCQEPFSSDAGNGTGKSGASGIGERPVEFMCALDKSINFLDIAAATEKAFASTTAASMELDNSDDSITGSEEAGGTCRASDPADTVNSLDGNMASSYQEKHFNGKPKPLFPPGFLDKSGRKMSQVSAEKTQVESYSDGLVPKSIREKPTEPMYALDESLNLVDTVVAITKQAPIASLPTSSIGPEASVPRSEDAVETVKALDPTSKVRSMEDTSYGHKGNKASSLLENDSNGKPKPLFPRGFLHESGRKMTQGATEKARVQSHPHAPKNIRERPKEPMCALDESLNLKDVAVAITAEAPIASVTCLSMGLQPSDDSVPGLEDVVESGSSSSPTNLEDMIMIYRNEGKKASFCQESGSIGKPKPLFPRGFLDKPVRKMSQDTAEGLTQAGSHSDALVAKENSFCNEHSDLRSSCTCNKVVIPGEASLVADGLLKRSLMKSSDKKKYMRKRPCKLEQSCKADHYGLAEHSSDCRLESACPTSCQLSQ